Proteins co-encoded in one Nonlabens agnitus genomic window:
- a CDS encoding succinate dehydrogenase cytochrome b subunit — protein MSALVKSSLARKWVMALSGLFLVVFLTQHFTINITSVIAPDTFNEWSHFMGYNPLVQFVLQPILIAGVVVHFVMGIILEIRNSKARPIKYKKFDGNANSSWVSRNMILTGAVVLAFLGLHFYDFWIHEINYKYIAVGVEDSTRYLPELKEKFVDPVRTWIYVGSFVLLALHLWHGFNSSFQSMGVKSVKKGDGLRKFTYAWSVLIPAGFIFIALYHHFNHITA, from the coding sequence ATGAGCGCATTAGTTAAATCTTCTCTTGCACGTAAATGGGTAATGGCACTTTCAGGTTTATTCCTGGTAGTATTTCTTACCCAACACTTTACCATCAATATCACATCGGTCATCGCTCCTGATACCTTTAATGAGTGGTCCCATTTTATGGGATATAACCCATTGGTACAGTTTGTACTGCAGCCTATCTTGATCGCTGGTGTCGTTGTACACTTTGTGATGGGAATCATTCTCGAAATTAGAAACAGTAAGGCCAGACCTATCAAATACAAGAAATTTGATGGTAATGCCAACTCTTCATGGGTCTCTAGAAACATGATTTTGACAGGTGCGGTTGTACTTGCTTTTTTGGGATTGCATTTCTACGATTTCTGGATTCATGAAATCAACTATAAATACATTGCAGTAGGCGTTGAGGATTCCACACGCTATTTACCTGAATTGAAGGAAAAATTTGTGGATCCAGTGAGAACTTGGATTTATGTAGGTTCGTTTGTTCTACTAGCACTACACTTATGGCATGGGTTCAATAGCTCATTCCAGTCCATGGGTGTGAAAAGCGTCAAGAAAGGTGATGGCTTGAGAAAGTTCACTTATGCATGGTCAGTTTTGATCCCAGCTGGATTTATTTTCATTGCTCTTTATCACCATTTTAATCATATAACAGCATAA
- a CDS encoding PKD domain-containing protein: MKNYYKLLLMLVLGISIQSCQDDDTEFGEIITPSNLNISVSIQGQSVADPNGDGTGIVVFSAAADNALNYTYDFGDGRTGSTFNGVIEHRFVQLGVISYNVTVTATGTGGAASTETIVIDVLSTFDDAEAKQFLTGGTSKTWYWSVAESSHWGVGPSSPDRIADQAPAAYYTPAFFSVPAFGRYCNDLTECFYEDEMTFTQDGIDVIFELNNFGSTYFHNSYLSQFGGPSANNPDNADECLPFDAPAPGVITFVPTTDTVVPVEESRKTTMILPNDNFISWYAGSSEYEILEISENRIVLRCIQGNNPDLAWYHTLTTDVPVNPNPTCS, from the coding sequence ATGAAAAATTATTATAAGCTATTGTTGATGTTGGTACTAGGAATTTCCATCCAGTCCTGTCAAGATGATGATACTGAGTTTGGAGAGATCATCACTCCTAGCAATCTTAATATAAGTGTTTCCATACAAGGTCAAAGCGTCGCAGATCCTAATGGTGACGGTACTGGTATTGTTGTCTTTAGTGCCGCAGCAGACAATGCATTGAATTACACCTACGACTTTGGTGATGGGCGTACAGGTTCTACCTTCAATGGTGTTATTGAACATCGATTTGTACAATTGGGTGTTATAAGTTATAACGTGACAGTAACGGCGACTGGAACTGGCGGTGCTGCTTCAACAGAAACCATCGTTATCGATGTATTGAGCACATTTGACGATGCCGAAGCCAAGCAATTCCTGACTGGCGGTACAAGCAAAACTTGGTACTGGTCAGTGGCAGAAAGTAGCCATTGGGGTGTTGGACCTAGTAGTCCGGATCGAATTGCAGATCAGGCTCCAGCAGCTTATTATACACCAGCCTTTTTCTCTGTTCCAGCTTTTGGAAGGTATTGTAATGATTTAACGGAATGCTTCTATGAAGATGAGATGACCTTCACACAAGATGGAATTGATGTCATTTTTGAGTTGAACAATTTTGGGAGCACATACTTCCATAACTCATACCTCAGTCAATTTGGCGGGCCATCTGCAAATAATCCAGATAATGCAGATGAGTGTTTACCATTTGATGCGCCAGCGCCAGGAGTGATCACATTCGTTCCTACAACAGACACCGTTGTTCCAGTGGAAGAGTCCAGAAAAACCACCATGATTTTACCTAATGACAATTTCATAAGTTGGTACGCTGGTAGTAGTGAGTATGAAATTTTAGAGATTTCTGAAAATAGAATAGTATTGCGATGCATCCAAGGAAACAATCCTGACCTCGCTTGGTATCATACGCTTACCACAGATGTTCCTGTGAACCCTAATCCCACTTGTTCTTAA